The following coding sequences lie in one Thalassoglobus polymorphus genomic window:
- a CDS encoding GspE/PulE family protein has product MTLNEELQSLLAPYQAGEEKYAVHAVDVLLDMAIRRQASDLHLIPDKTPNGLIPYFRIDGVLEAADRIAGGVNIVTRLKVVANLLTYRTDVPQEGRVKGEPTDSEIRVSTFPTVHGEKAVVRFFVGSGEYRTIEDLGYDSEIQNSIRNILEQTSGLLLTCGPAGSGKTTMLYAAIRHILTTSVSLRSICTLEDPVEAILPGISQSAIKPESDFTYERGLISLMRQDPDVIMVGEIRDKQTAGIVFQASLTGHLVLSTFHAGTAAAALGRLADMKIEPYILRSGLSAVLAQRLLRKSCQCRQAEASPCQECRMTGYSGRIVVAEMLRIEHSEITNAILEKKDVQFLERAALSSGMIPMLQQAQKMVESGQTTTEECYRVFGSESLRS; this is encoded by the coding sequence ATGACACTCAACGAAGAACTTCAATCTCTTTTGGCCCCATATCAGGCCGGTGAAGAAAAGTACGCAGTTCATGCAGTCGATGTCCTGTTGGACATGGCGATTCGACGTCAAGCGAGCGATTTACACCTGATTCCTGACAAAACTCCAAACGGACTGATTCCCTATTTTCGCATTGATGGCGTTTTGGAAGCTGCGGATCGCATCGCTGGAGGAGTCAACATTGTGACGCGGCTCAAAGTCGTCGCAAATTTGTTGACGTACCGAACTGATGTTCCGCAGGAAGGTCGTGTCAAAGGAGAGCCGACCGATTCGGAAATTCGTGTCAGTACGTTTCCGACCGTTCACGGAGAGAAAGCAGTCGTTCGTTTTTTCGTTGGCTCGGGAGAGTACCGAACCATCGAGGACCTTGGATACGACTCAGAGATCCAAAACTCCATTCGCAACATACTTGAACAGACATCAGGCCTGTTACTGACATGTGGGCCAGCAGGCTCTGGCAAAACGACCATGCTCTACGCAGCGATCCGTCACATTCTGACCACAAGCGTCTCACTGCGAAGCATCTGTACGCTTGAGGACCCCGTTGAAGCAATTCTCCCCGGAATTTCACAATCAGCCATCAAGCCAGAAAGCGACTTTACCTACGAACGAGGGCTGATTTCACTGATGAGACAGGACCCCGATGTCATTATGGTTGGAGAAATCCGCGACAAACAGACCGCCGGCATCGTTTTTCAGGCATCACTCACCGGTCACCTGGTTTTGTCGACGTTCCATGCAGGGACCGCGGCGGCAGCACTGGGACGGTTAGCAGACATGAAAATCGAACCGTATATCCTCCGGAGTGGACTTTCTGCAGTTTTAGCTCAGCGATTACTTCGAAAATCGTGTCAATGTCGGCAGGCTGAAGCGAGCCCATGCCAGGAGTGTCGGATGACGGGGTACTCAGGCCGCATCGTCGTGGCAGAAATGCTCCGAATTGAACACTCAGAGATTACCAATGCCATTCTGGAGAAGAAAGATGTGCAATTTCTCGAACGTGCAGCCTTGTCCTCAGGCATGATTCCAATGCTCCAGCAGGCTCAAAAAATGGTTGAATCCGGCCAAACGACCACTGAAGAATGCTACCGGGTCTTCGGTTCGGAATCACTACGAAGTTGA
- a CDS encoding family 16 glycoside hydrolase, with amino-acid sequence MILKKSILLTGLACALTTSGIAICDDEISSDSPKTSENKPEVLQPASRPPVLLAPPKTTTPVSTDDPPEARKVSPTAKLSPSDSNVSRTLNGLKTSNGSLEQGFVSLLSGEGLAGWVVHEGRADAWKQDGETISCTGAGGGWLRTEKEYSDFQLKFEYKLQPGCNTGLGIRCPSDGNPTFTGIELQLLDDTAEKYKSLRADQYTGSLYYQVAPQTKPELKPAGEWNECEVICLGDQITVKMNGQVVNNINLARPTGEKPGTEKTWKLAERPPLGHLALQSHPSQVEFRNLRVKDLSIETTSGVRYVNLQDGEGEVFTDAKMVTVHYVGQLLDGTRFGDTRDLGEPVSVPVDGIIDGWKHGIEGMKVGGRRRLIVPPEMAYGSQGVPNLIPPGATLVFEVELCGFER; translated from the coding sequence GTGATTCTTAAAAAATCGATTCTTCTGACCGGACTCGCTTGCGCACTCACTACGAGTGGAATCGCTATTTGCGATGATGAGATTTCTTCAGATTCACCAAAAACAAGTGAAAATAAACCTGAAGTGTTACAGCCAGCCTCTCGCCCTCCTGTTTTGCTGGCTCCTCCTAAAACTACAACTCCGGTTTCAACCGACGATCCTCCCGAAGCCAGAAAGGTCTCACCCACTGCCAAGCTTTCGCCCAGCGATTCGAATGTCAGCAGAACTTTAAATGGATTGAAAACGTCGAACGGGTCTTTGGAGCAAGGATTTGTCTCTCTGCTTTCTGGCGAAGGTCTGGCTGGCTGGGTTGTTCATGAAGGGCGAGCTGATGCCTGGAAACAAGATGGAGAAACAATCTCTTGCACCGGTGCAGGTGGAGGATGGCTACGAACAGAAAAAGAATACAGCGACTTTCAGCTGAAATTTGAATACAAACTTCAGCCTGGTTGCAATACCGGGCTTGGAATTCGTTGCCCCAGTGATGGGAATCCGACATTCACTGGAATCGAGTTGCAACTTCTGGACGACACGGCAGAGAAGTACAAAAGCTTGCGAGCAGATCAATATACCGGGAGTCTCTACTATCAGGTCGCTCCTCAAACAAAACCTGAGTTGAAACCTGCTGGCGAATGGAATGAATGCGAAGTCATCTGTCTTGGCGATCAGATTACAGTGAAAATGAACGGGCAAGTTGTCAATAATATCAATCTAGCGAGACCGACTGGTGAAAAACCAGGTACGGAAAAGACCTGGAAGCTGGCAGAACGTCCGCCATTGGGGCATCTGGCACTTCAGAGTCACCCTTCTCAAGTCGAATTTCGAAACTTGCGAGTCAAAGACCTTTCCATCGAGACCACTTCCGGCGTTCGGTATGTCAACCTTCAAGATGGCGAAGGGGAAGTCTTTACTGATGCGAAGATGGTCACCGTGCACTACGTCGGTCAACTCCTCGATGGAACTCGCTTTGGAGATACTCGTGATCTCGGAGAACCAGTCTCAGTCCCTGTTGATGGGATCATCGATGGTTGGAAGCACGGGATTGAAGGGATGAAAGTGGGTGGGCGGAGAAGACTGATTGTTCCGCCTGAGATGGCTTATGGCAGCCAAGGTGTTCCAAACTTGATTCCACCGGGGGCGACTCTGGTTTTTGAGGTCGAATTGTGTGGCTTTGAGCGTTAA
- the lipA gene encoding lipoyl synthase, whose product MFDLPIIDSKQTAENQPGSGCGSSPTPEAASSKPRRRLPKWLKRPMPSAEMGFTSSVIEDLNLETVCESAKCPNRTECWAQKTATFMILGNVCTRPCGFCSVPKGKTETVEEDEPDRVAEAAARLGLKHVVITCVTRDDLPDGGAEHFYQCVLKVRERTGAAVEVLTSDFLGNREAISRVVQAKPDVFNHNTETVPRLYDRVRRNAVYQRTLDLLAQVKEEDPNMPTKSGLMLGLGETIEEVIDTCADLRSVGVDMITIGQYLNPGPELLPVERYVPPEEFEEIAQQCHKLGFSMVACGPFVRSSYHAGEMVNDMSTGTVISSVK is encoded by the coding sequence ATGTTTGATCTCCCGATTATCGATTCAAAGCAAACTGCCGAAAACCAACCGGGCAGCGGTTGTGGTAGTTCCCCGACTCCTGAGGCAGCGAGTTCGAAGCCGCGTCGCCGTTTACCCAAATGGCTCAAGCGCCCCATGCCGAGTGCGGAGATGGGATTTACCTCCAGCGTCATCGAAGATTTGAATCTGGAGACCGTTTGCGAGAGTGCCAAGTGCCCGAATCGCACAGAATGCTGGGCACAGAAAACAGCGACGTTCATGATTCTCGGGAACGTTTGCACACGCCCCTGTGGGTTCTGCTCGGTCCCGAAGGGGAAAACGGAAACGGTCGAAGAAGACGAACCGGATCGCGTTGCTGAAGCAGCTGCCCGTTTGGGACTCAAGCACGTCGTGATCACATGTGTCACACGCGACGATCTTCCTGATGGTGGTGCAGAACATTTCTATCAGTGCGTCCTGAAGGTTCGTGAACGGACCGGTGCCGCTGTCGAAGTTCTCACCTCAGACTTCCTCGGCAACCGTGAAGCGATCAGCCGCGTCGTTCAAGCCAAGCCTGATGTCTTCAACCATAACACCGAGACAGTCCCACGCTTGTATGACCGTGTGAGACGGAATGCTGTCTATCAGCGAACTCTTGACTTGCTCGCCCAAGTCAAAGAAGAAGATCCCAATATGCCGACCAAAAGTGGGCTGATGCTGGGACTCGGGGAAACAATCGAAGAAGTGATCGACACCTGTGCTGATTTGCGATCCGTCGGTGTCGACATGATCACCATCGGACAGTACTTGAATCCAGGGCCCGAACTTCTTCCTGTCGAGCGTTATGTTCCGCCTGAGGAATTTGAAGAGATTGCCCAGCAATGCCACAAACTTGGCTTTAGCATGGTCGCTTGCGGCCCGTTCGTCCGTTCGAGCTATCACGCAGGCGAAATGGTGAACGACATGTCCACCGGGACTGTGATCTCATCAGTGAAGTAA
- a CDS encoding lipoyl(octanoyl) transferase LipB, with translation MSSQPITSNVPPLHAGTLEVHLLGLVDFPAFLGLQEYVTYEMSGRKDLSGKLFLCEHPPMITVGREGKTSEILIDEEQRERMELPVYWISRGGGAYAHAQGQLAIYLMLPLDRLGIGLVEYRRLIETAACESCHELKIPAKRHPEFPGVWGRGGQLAFFGSSVRSWVSNHGLFLNVTISPDFLEMTVPNSDHQRAISIQAQRIPPVQMSKLRESLIRTISKQFGYETTDVSTGHPLLKKTTRQVAKHV, from the coding sequence ATGTCCAGCCAACCGATCACATCGAACGTCCCCCCGCTTCATGCGGGAACGCTTGAGGTGCATCTTCTAGGTCTGGTCGACTTCCCGGCGTTTCTCGGTTTGCAGGAGTATGTCACATACGAAATGAGCGGTCGCAAAGATCTCTCAGGGAAGCTGTTCTTGTGTGAACATCCTCCTATGATCACGGTTGGTCGAGAAGGAAAAACTTCAGAAATTCTGATTGACGAAGAGCAGCGCGAGCGCATGGAACTTCCGGTTTACTGGATTTCTCGTGGTGGAGGTGCTTACGCACATGCTCAGGGACAGCTGGCAATCTATTTGATGCTACCACTGGACCGGCTTGGGATTGGGCTGGTCGAATATCGCCGACTTATCGAGACCGCAGCTTGCGAGAGTTGCCATGAACTCAAAATTCCGGCGAAGAGACACCCTGAGTTTCCCGGAGTCTGGGGCAGGGGAGGGCAACTGGCTTTCTTCGGCTCAAGCGTCCGATCGTGGGTGTCAAATCATGGACTCTTTTTGAATGTGACGATCTCGCCTGATTTTCTGGAAATGACAGTTCCGAACTCAGATCATCAGCGAGCGATCTCCATTCAAGCTCAACGTATTCCTCCTGTTCAAATGTCGAAGTTGCGAGAATCATTAATTCGAACGATTTCGAAACAATTCGGATATGAAACGACCGATGTTTCTACAGGTCACCCTCTCTTGAAGAAAACCACACGACAAGTTGCAAAACATGTTTGA
- the tilS gene encoding tRNA lysidine(34) synthetase TilS codes for MPTLPLKKLLIETLKRHDIRDESLLVAVSGGADSVSLLLLLHDLREELQLQLSVAHFDHQLRESSADDAKWVEALCNQLAVPCVIGRPDQDSESMQQGGIEESARKRRYHFFQQVAERHKINWVAIAHTADDQAETVLHHIARGTGLKGLQGIPETRELTESVTLIRPLLQVNRSELIAELASRQQAFLQDESNTDFSFTRNRIRHDVLPYLKESLNPQIDQALRRLAKQAQEAQSAIDELARNLLDQSLTNSESLRDGLAFVRLSIPEMKKQPVAVVSAMFLKLWTEKKWPRKQMSHFHWSQLTEMATTKSPQGLALPGGIQATCRRDVLEIRLRSD; via the coding sequence TTGCCGACCCTCCCCCTGAAAAAATTGCTGATTGAAACTCTCAAGCGACACGATATCAGAGATGAGTCGTTGCTCGTGGCGGTTTCGGGGGGGGCAGATAGTGTCTCTCTACTGCTGTTGCTCCACGATTTGCGTGAAGAACTCCAGTTGCAACTTTCAGTCGCGCATTTCGACCATCAACTGCGTGAAAGTTCCGCCGATGACGCGAAGTGGGTCGAAGCCTTATGTAATCAACTCGCAGTCCCTTGCGTGATCGGCCGGCCTGATCAGGATTCCGAATCAATGCAACAGGGAGGGATTGAAGAGTCTGCCAGAAAGCGACGGTATCACTTTTTTCAACAAGTCGCTGAACGCCACAAGATCAACTGGGTCGCCATTGCTCATACGGCAGACGATCAGGCCGAAACAGTACTGCACCATATTGCACGTGGAACAGGACTGAAAGGTTTGCAGGGAATCCCGGAAACACGAGAACTGACCGAGTCCGTCACATTAATTCGACCACTCCTGCAGGTGAATCGGTCTGAGTTGATCGCCGAACTCGCAAGTCGCCAGCAGGCTTTCCTTCAGGATGAATCAAACACCGATTTCTCGTTCACTCGAAACAGGATTCGCCACGATGTTCTCCCCTATTTGAAGGAGTCATTGAATCCGCAAATCGATCAGGCGTTACGACGACTTGCGAAGCAGGCACAAGAAGCCCAGTCTGCGATCGATGAACTGGCCCGGAACCTACTCGATCAATCTCTGACAAATTCTGAAAGCCTCAGGGACGGCCTCGCCTTTGTCCGTCTCTCGATCCCCGAGATGAAAAAGCAGCCTGTTGCGGTTGTGTCTGCGATGTTTCTGAAACTCTGGACCGAAAAGAAATGGCCTCGCAAACAGATGTCACATTTTCACTGGTCACAATTGACTGAAATGGCGACGACGAAGTCTCCTCAAGGTCTCGCTCTTCCCGGCGGAATTCAAGCGACGTGCAGACGGGACGTTCTTGAGATTCGGCTCCGTTCAGATTGA
- the nrdR gene encoding transcriptional regulator NrdR, whose amino-acid sequence MLCPFCRDGESKVVDSRGSQDFVIRRRRECLSCGRRFTTYEKIEESPLKVIKKDGSRVPFDRERIRSGVEKACYKRPISPDQIEQILDRVEHTVYETFEREVPSRFVGEQVCEALKLVDQVAFVRFASVYRSFQDVNDFVEELQTLRQRSSRLDD is encoded by the coding sequence ATGTTGTGTCCATTTTGCCGCGATGGCGAGAGCAAAGTCGTCGACTCGCGCGGCAGCCAGGATTTTGTGATCCGACGACGACGGGAGTGCCTCTCCTGCGGTCGCCGGTTTACCACATATGAAAAGATTGAAGAGTCGCCGCTGAAAGTCATTAAAAAAGATGGGTCACGAGTCCCTTTCGATCGTGAACGGATTCGATCGGGTGTTGAAAAAGCCTGTTACAAACGCCCCATCAGCCCGGATCAAATTGAACAAATTCTGGATCGCGTCGAGCACACGGTCTACGAAACTTTTGAACGCGAAGTCCCTTCTCGATTTGTAGGTGAACAGGTTTGTGAAGCGTTGAAGCTCGTCGATCAGGTCGCCTTCGTTCGATTTGCGTCGGTGTACCGATCATTTCAGGATGTCAACGACTTTGTGGAAGAGCTACAAACTTTGCGACAACGGAGCAGCCGACTGGATGATTAA
- a CDS encoding (Fe-S)-binding protein, producing the protein MKVGLFIPCYIDQFFPNVGLATVELLERFGCEVDYPEAQTCCGQPMANTGCVDDAKPLAKAFVEIFADYEYVVCPSGSCVAMVTHHYDEYFDPSDPGLKNVKERTYELTQFLTDVIKVESFDVKFPYRVGLHNSCHGLRELRLGSSSELMIERYSKAADLLNLIEGVELVELERVDDCCGFGGTFAVNEEAVSCMMGDDRIHDHEQAGAQIMTAGDMSCLMHLDGLLKRQKKPIQVMHIAEILAGHQPESVPNS; encoded by the coding sequence ATGAAAGTTGGCCTGTTTATCCCTTGTTATATCGATCAATTCTTTCCAAATGTTGGCCTAGCCACAGTGGAACTTTTGGAGCGATTCGGGTGCGAAGTCGATTATCCAGAGGCACAGACATGTTGCGGTCAGCCAATGGCTAACACCGGCTGTGTTGATGATGCCAAACCGCTTGCAAAAGCCTTCGTGGAAATCTTCGCTGACTACGAATACGTGGTTTGTCCATCGGGGAGTTGTGTCGCAATGGTCACTCACCATTACGATGAATACTTTGATCCATCAGATCCCGGTCTTAAAAACGTTAAGGAACGAACTTACGAGCTGACTCAATTTTTGACGGACGTGATTAAAGTTGAGTCATTCGATGTCAAGTTTCCCTATCGAGTCGGCCTGCACAATAGTTGTCATGGGTTGCGAGAACTACGCTTGGGAAGCTCATCAGAACTGATGATCGAAAGATATAGCAAAGCGGCCGATTTACTGAATCTCATCGAAGGCGTGGAACTGGTTGAACTCGAAAGAGTTGATGATTGCTGCGGATTCGGCGGGACCTTCGCAGTCAACGAAGAGGCTGTCTCGTGCATGATGGGCGACGATCGAATTCACGATCACGAACAGGCAGGTGCACAAATCATGACAGCTGGGGACATGTCTTGCCTGATGCATCTCGATGGGCTTTTGAAGCGCCAGAAGAAACCGATTCAAGTCATGCACATCGCTGAGATTCTCGCCGGCCACCAGCCGGAATCTGTTCCAAATTCCTGA